The sequence below is a genomic window from Chloroflexota bacterium.
GGGCGGAGCCCGAAGGATCTCGCGCGATCGAGATCCTTCGCTACGCTCAGCATGACAACACCACGCGCTCAGCACAACGCCCTTAGGGTCATCCTGAGGGCGGAGCCCGAAGGATCTCGCGCGATCGAGATCCTTCGCTACGCTCAGCATGACAACACCACGCGCTCAGCACAACGCCCTTAGGGTCATCCTGAGGGCGGAGCCCGAAGGATCTCGATTGCGTGGCAGGACACGCGCCGTTCGTGCCTTGTCCCGCGTGTACGCCACCGGGCGGCGGTGCTACACTGCGGGGCATCCGGGCTCGGTGGTGGCGGATGACCCTGCAACGCCAGATCCACGTTTCGGTCGTCGCCCTGGTCGTCGTCGCCGTGCTGGCGTCGGTTGCGCTCCTCTCCTGGAACGGGGCTCGCGCGCAGCTCGAGGAGGACGCCGTCGTGCTGGGGGCCGCCGCCGCCCAGGTACACGACCAGAGCGGCCTTCAGCGCATCGCCGATAGCCTCGTCGCTGCCGATTCGGCCCGCACGGTCCGAATCGTCGACGCCTCCCTCACGACGCTCGCCGTCAGCGGTGGAGCGGGGGCCGACGCGCCCGGGCCGCCCCCAGAGGCCGAAGCCACCGCGCTCCGCGCTGCTATCGACGATCAGCAGCCGCGGAGCCTCCTGGACTCCACCGGGTTCACCGTCATCGCCCCCGTCGTCGACGACTCGGGGGCGGTCATCGGCGCGACGCTCCTCGCGATGCCGACCGATCGGCTTCGCGCAGCGTTCGCACAGAGCGTCCGGGGCGCGGCGCTCCCCATCGGCCTGACCCTGATCATCGGCATTGCGTTGGCGTGGCTCGTCTCTCAGGCCTTCGTTCGCCCGGTACGTCGGCTCGACCGGGCGGTCCATCAGCTCGAGTCCTATTCCTTTGAATCAAGCAGCCTCGACAGCCTCGCGAGACAGCCGACCGAGCTGGGGCGCGTCGCGCAGCTCCTCCAGCGGATGGCGAACGCCGAGGATGGCTGGCGCCGGTCGCTGGAAGGGCTGCGGCAGGCCAAGGAGGAGCTGGAGAAACGGGTCGAGGAGCGAACGCGAGACTTGAAGGCGTCCCTCGAGCAGCAGACCGCCCTCAACGAGTCTCTCAAGGTCATGGGCGCGGGCCTCCAGCAATCCATCGAGGAGCTGAAGGCGCTCGCTGACGTCGGACGGGCGCTGAACTCCACCCTGGACCTCCAGCAGCTCCTCACCACCATCGTGAGCCACGCGGTTCGGCTCTCGAAGAGCGAGGCTGGCACGATCTACGAGTTCGACGAGGACCAGGGAAGCTTCGTCATGCGGGCGAGCGACGGCGTGAGCGACAGGGTGGCCGACGCCCTGCGGAACCGGCGAGTGCTGGCGGAGAGCACGATCATCGGCCAGACGGCGCTGCGCCGCGAGCCGACCCAGGTGGCGGACCTGTGGGATAGCGGCGAGCCGCCCGACGTCGTCGCGCGGGAGTTCGGGTTCCGCGCCATCATGGCCGTCCCGCTCCTCCAGGAGGGGAGCGTGATTGGCGGGCTCGTCGTGCGGCGATCGGAGCCCGGCGCCTTCGAAGACGCCACCGTTCGACTCCTCCAGACCTTCGCCACCCAGTGCGTGCTGGCCATCCAGAACGCGCGCCTCTTCCAGGAGATCGAGGAGAAGGGGCGCGAGCTCGAGATCGCCAGCCGCCACAAGTCGGAGTTCTTGGCGAAGATGAGCCACGAGCTGCGGACGCCCCTCAACGCCATTCTGAGCTACAGCCAGCTCCTCGTGGAAGAGGCCGAAGACGTCGGCCAGGAGTCCTTCATCCCCGACCTCAACAAGATCCAGACGGCCGGCCGACACCTCCTCGAGCTGATCAACAGCATCCTCGACCTCTCCAAGATCGAGGCCGGGAAGATGGAGCTGTACATCGAGCCGTTCAACGTCCCCACCCTCGTGCACGACGTGCTCACGGTCGCGCAGCCCCTCGTAGCGAAGAACCAGAACACGCTCGAGGTCGACTGTCCCGACAGCACGGGCGACATGGTGGCCGACCTCACCAAGGTCCGGCAGGTGCTCCTCAACCTCCTCAGCAACGCCAGCAAGTTCACCGATCACGGAACGGTGAGCTTGACGGTACGCCGCGATCGCGCGGACAGCGCCGACTGGGTGGCCTTCAGCGTCGCAGACACCGGCATCGGGATGAATGAGGAGCAGATGGGGAAGCTCTTCCAGGCGTTCACCCAGGCGGAGGCGTCGACGACCAGCAAATACGGCGGGACGGGGCTCGGGCTCGCCATCAGCCGACAGTTCTGCCGCATCATGGGGGGCGACATCACCGTGGCGAGCACGCCCGGCCGCGGCTCCACCTTCACCATGCGCTTGCCAGCCGAGGTCCGGGACACGGCCAGCCCAGCGGCGCTCACGACCGAGCCGATCGAGGCGCAGGACAACGGCCGCCCCACGGTTCTCGTCATCGACGACGATCCAACGGTGCACGACCTGATGCGCCGCTTTCTCCAGACGGAAGGATTTCACGTCGCGACCGCGTTGAACGCCGAAGACGGCTTGCGGCTCGCGCGCGAAGTGCGCCCGTTCGCCGTCACCCTCGACGTCATCATGCCGCACACCGACGGCTGGACCGTGCTGTCCGCGCTCAAGGCGGCCCCCGAGACCGCCGACATCCCGGTCATCATGCTCACCATCGTCGAGCAGCGGCAGATTGGCTACACCCTCGGCGCCGCCGAGTACCTCACCAAGCCCATCGATCGCGATCGGCTTCTCGCCGTCCTCAATCGCTATCGAGCCGACGAGGACGGCCGCCGCGTTCTCATCGTCGAGGACGACCCCGCGACGCGGGAGATTCTTCGCCGGTGCCTCGAATCGGACGGCTGGACGGCGGACGAGGCGACCAACGGCGTCGACGCGCTGGAGCGGATCGCGGAGGCCCGCCCTGCACTGATCCTTCTGGACCTGCTGATGCCCGTGATGGATGGATTCGACTTCGTCGCGACCCTACGCCAGCGCCCGGAAGGACGATCGATCCCGGTCGTGGTGGTCACGGCGCAGGACCTGTCGGCCGAAGCGCGCAAGCGCCTGAACGGCCTCGTCGACGCGGTGATGCAGAAGGGCACCTACACCCACGAGGAGTTGCTCCTCGAGGTGCGCGAGCGGCTCGCGGCCGCGAAGGGCAGGGCGAGAAGCTCCACCCCGCGGTGACGTTGCGCGCCCGACGGTGATCTCGTACCGTGTACGGCGGAGAACTGCGGATCCGAGGGATGCGCCACGGCGCGACCCTCCAGAGGGGAGCGGCGATGCCAAAGGTCCTCCTCGTGGAAGACGACGAAATGAACCGGGACTCGTTGAGCCGGCTGCTGCGACGGCGGGGCTTCGAGGTGGTCATCGGGGTAGACGGTCAGGAAGGGATCTCCCTGGCACGGTCTGAGGCGCCCGACATCATTCTCATGGACATGAGTCTCCCGGTGATGGATGGCTGGGAGGCGACGCGCCAGCTCAAGGCGTCGTCCGATACGCAGTCGGTGCCCATCATCGCGCTGACAGCCCACGCCATGGCCAGCGACCGCGACAAAGCGCTCGCCGCCGGCTGCGACGATTTCGACACCAAGCCCATCGAGCTGGATCGCCTGCTCCCCAAGATCCACGCGCTCCTCGGCACGGACGCGTGACCGCGCGGCGCCGCTGGCTGTGATATGAGCAACGCACCAGACTGGGAAGAGTTCCGTCGAAGCGTCCGGCACGAGCTGCGCACGCCGGTCAACCACATCCTGAGCTACGGGCAACTCCTCCTCGAGGACGCCGAGCAGTCCGGGCCGGAGAGCTTCGTCGCTGAGCTGCGCAAGATCCAGGAGGCGGGGCGGGAAGCGCTGACCATCATCGGCGCAATGCTCGACGCGGCGCCGGGCGATGCGGTCGCCGCTCGGACGTATTCGACGAACCTCTTCAGTCTCATGGAGTCCGTCGAGCAGCGGGTGATGCAGCTGCGGCGGTACGTGCTGGAGGATGGGAACGAAACGGCCGCGGCAGACCTCGATCGCATCGCCACGGGCGCGCGGCGCCTTGTCGCGATTCTCGCGCAAACGAACCTCAACCCTACGGAGGGCGTCGAGCCACGCATCAGCAAACCGGCCGTCCGAGTGAACAGCGGCACGATGGGCGCCGCCGTGGCCGGCCGCGCGGAGCCAGCGGAGCGGCGCCATCGGGAGGGCGAGCTGCGCGGCAGGATTCTCGTGGTCGAGGACAACGAGCTGAGCCGCGACGCCGTTGCCCGCATGCTGGAGCGGCTGGGTCACACGGTGCTGCGCGCAGAGAACGGACGTCGAGCCCTGGAGATCGCCGAGTCGGACAACGTCGATCTCATGCTGCTGGACATCGTGATGCCGGAGATGTCCGGATACGACGTTCTGGAGCGCTGTCGAGAGCGCGCCGAGCTCCGCGAGATCCCGATTATCATGATCTCCGCCTTGGACGAGCTGTCCAGCGTCGTCCGCTGCATCGAGATGGGCGCGGAGGACTATCTCCCCAAGCCGTTCGACCCGGTCCTTCTGCGCGCGCGGATCGGGGCGTGCTTGGAGAAGAAGCGGCTGCGCGACCAGGAGGTCGAGTATCTCAGGCAGGTAGCCGCCGTGACTGACGCCGCGGCGGCGGTCGAGGACCGGTCATTTACGTCCGAGAGCCTGGCGCTCGTCGCGTCCCGACCGGACGCCCTGGGCCAGCTCGCGCGAGTGTTCGACCGAATGGCCCGCGAGGTGATCGCGCGCGAGGAGCAGCTCCTCCGCCAGGTCCAACAGCTCCAGATTCAGGTCGACGAAGCCAAGAAGGCGCGCGAGGTCGCCGATATTACGAACACGGAGTACTTCCAGCAGCTCCAGCGTCAGGCGAGCACGCTGCGTCGGACCGCCGGGCCGAAGCCAGAATCCCGGGAGGGCTGACGTGGATCCCGCCGAGGGCTACGCCCCGCAGGTCCCGATCGAGACGGTCGCGCGGACCGCGCGCGAGCTGGCGGCGTCCCAACACCCACGCGATGCCCTGAAGATTGCCGCGCGGGCGCTCCGCGACGCGACGGGGGCCGAAGGCGTCGCCCTCCTTCGGGTCGACGGACCCCGATCCGTGCCAGCATACAGCGCGGGCGTCGTCATCCCCCCCGGTCCGATCTCGGAGAGCAAGCTCCTCTCCCTCGGCCACGCGTATCCCCTCGTACTCTCGGGCAAGGTACGGGGGCTGGTCCTCCTCTCGCGCCCGACTGTCGCCCTCTCCGACGACCCGGATCGCGGTCTGGAATCGCTCCTCGACCTCGCGGCGCTCTCTCTGCGCAATTTCCGCGTCGCGGAGGAGCGCGTGCTCGCCGGCGATACCGTGGAGCGGCTGTCCAGCCAGACCCAGCTCGACGCCGAGCGCTTTCGCGCGCTCCATGAGCTGGCGGTCGTGGCAGCCGGCGAGCTGAATCCGACACGGCTCGCCAGCGCGGCGGCTAACCTGGCCAGCGTGCTGCTCAACGCGGAGAGCGCTGCCATCTACTGGTGGAACCCGGCGCTCGAGCGCCTTGTCGCCATGGCGCAATGCGGCTCAGACCCGTCGGAGAAGTACCTGCCGGCATCCCTCGGCGCCGGAATCGTGGGATATGCCTACACCCGACGCGAGGCGATCAGCGTCGACGACTTCACGACGTGGAAGCACCGCGAGCAATCCATCCGCGAGACGATGCGGTCAGGATCGGCCGTGCCCCTGTGGGCGGGGAGCAACGTCGTGGGGGTCCTCGTCGTCAAGAGCATCGCCCGACGCCACTTCAGTCCCACGGAAGTGGAGACGCTGACGCTCATCGGCGCGCAGATCGGGCCGGCCCTCGCATCCGCCCACTACTACCGCCAATCCGAAAGCCGCCGGGCCATGGCCGAGGCGCTCGCCCAGCGGGCGCAGGAGAGCGAGCAGGTCGCGGCCGCTCGGGCAGAAGCGCTCACCGCCAGCGAGGAGCGGTACCGCGAGATCGTCGAAGCGGCGCACGAGGGGATCTGGCACCTGGACGCCGAGGGGCGCACGATCTTCGTCAACCCGCGGATGGCGGAGATGCTCGAATATACCGTCGCCGAGCTTCAGGGACGGCCGATGATCGATCTCGTCCACCCCGAGTGGCGCGGAGAGGTGAGTCGCCGCCTCGGCTTGTTTGCCCGGGGCCTGACCGGTCGCTTCGACGACCGCTTCATCACGCGAAGTGGCAAGGACCTCTGGACTCGCTCCTCGGCCCACTCGATGATCGACGGGTCGGGATCATACCGCGGGCTCTTGCTCATGGTGACCGACATCTCCGAGTCGCGGGCGGCGGAGATCGCGCTGCGCGAGAGCGAGGAGCGCCTGCGCCAGGCCCAGAAGATGGAGTCCATCGGGCTGCTCGCCGGCGGCGTCGCCCACGACTTCAATAATCTGCTCACCGCCATCATCGGCTTCAGCGACATGGTGACGGCCAAGCTGCCGCCTTCGAGCCCGTTGGCGGATTACATGAACCAGATCGTTGCAGCCGGAGAGCGGGCATCGGAGCTGACGCGCCAACTCCTCGCCTTCAGCCGGCAGCAAGTGCTCCAGCCCGAGGTCACAGACCTTCGCGTCATCGTCGACGACATGGTGAAGCTCCTGCGCCGCGTCATCGGCGAGCACATCGAGCTGGAGACCATCAACCCCGACACGCTGGGCAACGTCCTCGTCGACCGGGGCGAGATCGAGCAGGTGCTCCTCAACTTGGCCATCAACGCTCGCGACGCAATGCCCTCGGGCGGGAAGCTGACCATCGAGACGCGATCGCTCGACGCGCGCGAGGCCGCCCGTCGCCGCGGCGCACTCGTGGCGACGGACGCGGAAGTCGCGCGCCCCTCCGTCCTGCTGCGGGTGACCGACACCGGCTGCGGAATGGATGAAGCGACCCGCGAGCGCATCTTCGAGCCGTTCTTCACCACGAAGGAGAGCGGGAAGGGGACCGGTCTCGGCCTCGCCACCGTCTATGGCATCGTCAAGCAGAGTGGCGGCGACATCACGGTGACGAGCCAGGTCGGCATGGGAGCGACCTTCGAGATCATCCTTCCGGTCCACGCCGGACAAGCTCGGAGTCGGCCGCCCCAGGTGGCGATCGCCGCAGTGCCAGGCGGGGGGGAAACGGTCCTGGTCGTGGAGGACGAGATAGGCGTGCGGGCGCTCGCGCGCTCGGTCCTGGAGGCCAAAGGGTACACCGTGCTGGACGCGGAGAGCGGGGAGGCCGCCCTCGCGCTCATGGACAGCTATCCGGGCGTGATCGACCTGGTCGTGTCCGACTTGATGTTGCCGGGAATGAACGGGCGCGAGCTGGTCGAGCGCATGATCGCGCGAACCCCGGCGCCGCGATTTCTGTACATGTCCGGCTATTCCTCGGACGTCGTGATCCACACCAATGCCATGACGGCCCAGGTGGAGTATCTCCAGAAGCCGTTCACCCCGGCCGCCCTGGCCACGAAGGTGCGCGCGGTGCTCAACGGGCCCCTTCGGAGCCCCATACCCCGCGCCCCCCGGGTGTAGCATTTCGCAATGGACCGTTTCACGTGGGCCGCAGTGGCGGGCGTCGTCCTCCTCAGCGTGGTCGCGATTGTCGTCGCGGTGGCGCCTCGGGGGGAGCAGCAGCCACCGGACCTGACGACCCCCCAGGGAGTCGTCGCCGCCTACATCCTCGCCGTCCAGGACAAGCGCGCTGACGACGCCTGGGCCATGCTGGAATCGCCGTCAGCCGTAGAGGCCGTCCCTTCGCCCGCCGGCCAGACGATGACGCGAGAGACGTTTCGCCAGCAGGTCAACAATGCGCAGCAAAACGGCGATCGACGACTGCGCATCGTCGACACGAAAGAGCAGGCCGACGGGGTGCGGGTCGACGTCGAGATCACCACCTTTACCGGCGGCCCCGCGATCTTCGGGTCCGACTCGTACTCTCGATCGGCAACATTCATCCTCGTGCGCAGTGACAGCTCCTGGCGCATTCGGTCGTCTCCGCCGATCTGGCAACTGGCCTGAGCCATGGTCGCCGTTCGGCGCCTGTACTTCCTCCTCGTGGCAGGGGTGAGCCTGGGAATGCTCGTCACGGGCGCCGCGACGCTCGGCAGCACCCTGATCGAATGGGCGCTGAGCCCCGGCTCCATCACCGCCACCTTCCGACAAACCATCGCCGGCTCCACCGCGGCGGCCCTCGTCGCGCTCCCCATCTGGGCGCTCCATTGGGCCCTGGCCCAGCGCGCGGCGGCGCGCTCGCCGGCGGAACGGGAGGCCGCCCTCCGACGCCTATACCTCTACGTTGTCTGCGGCGCGCTGATGGCGGCCATCGGGTTCATCGGCGCGCGAGCGCTCCACCTGGGTCTTCTGCTCCTGATTCGCGATTCCGGGGGCGATGCCGTTGGCCTGGTTCGCGCCCTGTGGCAGCTTGCCCTGGTGGGGGCATTCTGGGGCTACCATCTGGACCGCGCGGCGAAGGACCGCTCGCTGGTCGGGGAGACCGGCGCCAGCGCGACGCTCCGGCGCTGGTACGCCTACGGCGCCGTGCTCGTATCTGTCGTCGTCGTGCTGTTTGGCGCGCGCGAGCTGCTCACCGTGACGATGCTCGCGGTCACCCAAAGCCAGCCAGCGGAGTCACGCCACGTCGTCCGGGTCGTCGCGCGCACGCTCGTCGCCCTCGGCATCGGCCTGTATCATGCGCACCTCACCGCCCGCCTCGACGAGGGGGAGGAGGAGCGACGGTCGACCCTTCGGGCCGTCGCGGGGTTCGGCATCCTGGCGCTCGGCATCGCCATGGCCCTCACGCAGACGAGCCGCGCTCTGTACTATCTCCTCGCGCGGGCCCTGGGCGTGGAGGCGCCCGGCGGCGCGCGAGGCGAGATCGGCGGCCTCCTCGCCAGCCCCTTGTCCACCATCGCCGTCTTCGGCCTCGCCTGGGCGCTGGTGCGGCGACGGCTCATCGCCGACGCGCGGCAGACGGAGGCCCCGCGCCAGGCCGGCGTGCGCCGCCTCTACACCCACCTCGTGACCCTCATCGCCCTCGCGGCATTCACGGCCGGCGTTGCCGGGGTGCTGTGGACCATCATCGAGGCGGTCGATCCGACGTCGGCGCTCGTCGGCCCAACCTCGACCCGGGATCGGCTGAGCCTGTTCCTCACCCTGGTCGTCGTCGGGCTGCCGGTCTGGGCGGGGCACTGGCGCCCGGCTCCGTCGCCCGGGGAGCGCCAGGCGCTGAGTCGCCGTCTCTATCTCTTCGCAGCGCTGCTGATCGGCGTCCTGGCCCTCCTCGGCAGCGGCGCCTATCTGGTGGAGCGCGTCCTGTCGACGATCATGGGCGTCGGGCCGCCGGCACTCTGGTCCGCGGTCGCTCGGGCGCTGGCGGTTACCGTGGTGGCGGCGGCCGTCGTCGCGTATCACTTCCGCGTCCTCCGGCTCGACGCCGCGACGCGGGCGGCCGAGCCGGGGCCCGGGCAGTTCGGGACCTTTCAGGTCGAGATTGTCGGAGCCTCAGCATCGGAGGTCGCCGCTGCCCTGGCGCGCCTGCCGTCCGGCGCGCGGTACACCATTCGAACCGCCGACGGCGCGGACGCGGCCGGCGCCGAGGGTGGCGCCGCGGGCGCTTGATGGCCCTCGGCGTTGACGATTATTATCGCCCGCAGCGCCAGCGCTTCGTCCGGATCGACCGAAGCGAACCACCCTCCCCCAAAAGTAAAGGCTTGTGATGCGTGATCTCCGCGCCAACCTCCTGGCTGCCAGGCTCGACCTCGTGGTGCTGACCCTGGCAGGCGTCGTGTTCCTCGTCTTCTGGCTCGTGGACTTCTCCGGCGAGCCGCGCCGTCAGCTCATCGCGGGCGCCATCGCCGTCGCGATCCTCGCCCTGGTCGTCGCGGCGTTCGTCGCGGCGAGAAGAAGCGAGCCCGCCAGCGGAGATCCGCGCTTCATCGCGAGCCGGCGCTTCACGCTCCTGGTTGGCGCCGGCGCCGTTGCGCTCTTCTTCATCGTGCGGTTCAGCGCGGTCACGGCCCTCGCCTACTGGTCCGAGGAGATCGGATGGGCCGAGATCGCCCGGCGGATCGTCGAGGGGGCGCGCTGGGACCCGTTCCTGGCGAAGTCCGACTACCCGTCCTCGTTCCAGGCGTTTCCCCTGGCGCTGCTGGTTGCCGTGGGCGTGCCTACGGTCCTCGCGTCCAAGATCATCGCAGGCGTCTACTTCGCCATCAGTGTCTATTTCTTCGGACGGCTCGCGCGGGAGCTGCTGCCGGACCGGCCGGGCTGGTTCGAGATCGTCTTCCCGCTGGTGCTGGCCGCCTTCTCCACCGTGTCGTGGTTCATCGTGATGACGGGGTGGCACGAGATCACCCACGTGAACCTCATCATCTTCGCCTGCTGGTACTACGGCCTGCGCCTGATCAAGTATCAGGAGCGCAGCGCCGCCATCGCGCTCGGCCTGTGGAGTGGGCTCGCCCTTTGGACGTTGTACACACCGGCCGTCTTCGCCATCCCGATGGGATTGATCGTCCTGGCAGGGATCGCCGGCCCCGTGGGCCTGCCGCGCAAGCTGACGTTCGTATCGTGGGGGGGCCTGGTGACGGCGCCGGTCATCGGGCTCGCCCTCAGCTCGCACGGCGGGATCCTCAACCGCCACGCCGCCTTCTACCTGCGCGGCGGCGAGTGGGCGGGAAGCACCTGGAGCGCTGAGCGCAATCCGCTCCACACCTACCTCCTCAGCACCGTCCAACTGGTGAAGGACACGGCCCCGGTCTTTGGACGGCTCGACTGGGAGGCCGCGCAGCGGCCCCACCTCGAGCCCCTCGTCTTCGCGCTGGCCGCCGTAGGCATGGTCGCCATCCTCCTATCGCGTCGCCGATTGCTCATCGGCGGGGTGCTCTTGCCGGTCCTCGGGATGGTGGCGGGGCTCGTCCTCTCGAACCCGACGCCGTGGCGCGAGAGCTGTATCACGGCGGGCGCCCTCGTCCTGGCGGTCGTCGGATTTGGCGCCCTCTGGCCGCTGGTCAACCGGAACGTCGCGGTGTCGGGCGCCGTCGCCGCGCTGGTCATCATCTTCCAGTTGGCGACCTTCGTCAGGACGTCGAGCTACCTGGAAGCGTTCCAGAACATCCCGCTGTTCGCCAGCGGCAAGGCCGCGGCGGCCAGCGTCGCCTTCGCTAAGCAGTGGCTCACGACCTCGCCATCGAAACAGATCCTCGTTCAGGACGATCTTTGGGGGCGGTTCGTCGCCGTCGATCTCCCGGCATCGGCCCAGGTGCGGCGCGTGCAGTCGGGCAATGACATCAAACCGGACGTCTGCAGGCCCTCCTGCCTGCTCCTGGGCTACGACGTCCAGGGCACGCCGGCCAAAGAGTCGGATTACGAATCGGGGCTTGCGAAGCTGTCCCTCAAGACGACCAAGAGCGTGGTGTTCTCCGAGCCCGGCCAAGAAGGCTACGCCATCGTCGCGGGGGAGGGGCAGCAAGCCACCCGTTCGCCCTGAGCTCCCGCCCCGTTCGCCCTGCGGCGACGGAGGGGAGATTACGCTCCTTCCCCCCAATGGGGGAAAGGTTCGGGATGGGGGGTTGACCCCAGTCCCCGTTCCCGGGGCTACGACGCGGCGCGGGCGCCGCCGAAGCGCTCCTCGTACGTCGCCACGACCGGTTGATGGCCGCCGTGCTCCGCGTACTCGTGCTCTTCCAAGAGGCTGAGCGACTCCAGCACGGGCAGGTCCGTCGTGGAGAACAGAACCGCTTCGTCCGTGCCCGTGTTGGCGTGCTCGTGCCAGCACCAGGGCGGCAGGGCGAAGAAGTCGCCCTGGCGCCACGTGATCCGCACGCCATCCACCACCGAATACCCCTCGCCGCGATAGACGTGATAAACGACGCAGTTGGCGTGGCGGTGCGCCCGCGTGTGGACGCCGGGCCGAATCATCTGGATGTTGCAGCCGATCGTCGGCAGCACGTGCCCGCCGTTGGTCGGGTTCGTGTACTCGAAGGCCACGTCGTCGAAGGGGCTGGTTTCCAGCTTCGCCAGGTGGTGCAAGGCTCGCTCCGTCTGGTCCCAGGGGTAGACGAGCTGCGGCGAGATCGCCTTCGACTCGGTCATCCACAGCGGGCGGAAGTGACCATAGCCGTACCGGCCGTAGGAGTCGCCCTCCGGGCGCGTCGCCGGCTCCAGCTCGTCGGGATACTGCTGGTAGCGAGCGATCTTAAGGGCGTTGACCACCAGTGGCCCGTCCAGGCTGTCCATCCAGAGCACGGGCCCGCTGGCCTTGCTGACGTGGCCGTGGTAGCACCAGCCCGGTGTTAAGACGAGGTCGCCGGGCCGCATGGCGACGGGCTCACCATCCACGATCGTCACCGCGCCCTCGCCCCGGATAATGAAGCGGATCGCCGCGTTGGTGTGACGATGGGAGGGCGCGATCTCGCCCGGCAGCACCATCTGGACGTTGCCGGAGAGCATGTGAGTGGCCGATTGGCTGGGCGTGACGCTGGGGTTGTTGAGGGTAACGACGCGCCGCTGGGCGTCTGGCCCCGGCTGGACCAGCTCGCCCGCGCGCTGGACGAAGCCCTCGATGTCAGACCAGCGCCAATGCGCGGGGTTGTAGGGCGGCTGCGGCTCGGACGGCCGAGTCCCCGCCTGGTGCTGGCGCCAGAGCGCGCCCATCGATCGAGACGCCAGATCCTCGTACAGCCGCTCCATCGAATCGGTTCCCGCGTCCGGCGCCGCAGCCATCGTCCTCGCTCCTTGTGGGTGTTTGGCATATTCAACCACGGCGCCGGGCCTCCGTCAACGACGCGACGGACACTGCTACAATCGGTCGCGGCTGCGAGATGGAGGTGACGCGTGGGAGCGCGATATCGCGCCGAGCAGGTGGGAAGTCTGCTCCGGCCCAAAGCGCTGCTGGATGCCCGGGCGTCATTGGCCGCCGGCGCGATCTCCGCGGAGGACCTCCGGAAGATCGAGGACGAGGCGATCCTCGCCGCGCTCCGGATGCAGCGCGAGGTCGGGCTTGACGTGTACACCGATGGCGAGTTCCGCCGCGGATCGTTCTTGGGCGGGCTCGCCGACGCCGTCGACGGATTCGTCGAGGACAAGATCGCGATGGAGTGGCACGGGCCGGGGGGCGCGCCGGAGGGCAGCGTGGCCCAGGTGGTCGGGGCGAAGCTGCACCAGCGCCGACGCCTCTCCGCCCACGAGGCGTCGTTCCTCCTGCGCCACGCGCCCGGACCCATCAAGGTCACCGTGCCCAGCGCCACCAACTTTCCGGACGTCAGCTACAAGCCGGGCCTCAGCGACCGGTTCTACCCGACCCGCTCCAGCCTCCTCCAGGAGATCGCGCAGATCATCCGGAACGAGGTCAACGCGCTGGCGACCGAGGGCATCCCCTACATCCAGCTCGACGCGCCCCGGTACCTCTACTACGTCGACGCCCGACTGCGGGAGCAGCTCCGAGCGCGCGGTGTCGACCCAGACCTGGCGCTAGACGAAGCCATTGCCACGGACAACGCCGTGATTGAAGACGCGCGCCGCCTGGCGCCGGCGCCCGACACGCTCACCCTGGCCATCCATCTGTGCCGCGGCAACTCGCGCAGCCGGTGGTTCGCCGAGGGCGGGTACGACCTCATCGCGGAGAAGCTGTTCGGGCGGCTCGCCGTCGACGCGTTCCTCCTCGAGTACGACACCGATCGGGCCGGCGGGTTCGAGCCGCTGCGGTTCGTTCCGGCCGG
It includes:
- a CDS encoding DUF5671 domain-containing protein; translated protein: MVAVRRLYFLLVAGVSLGMLVTGAATLGSTLIEWALSPGSITATFRQTIAGSTAAALVALPIWALHWALAQRAAARSPAEREAALRRLYLYVVCGALMAAIGFIGARALHLGLLLLIRDSGGDAVGLVRALWQLALVGAFWGYHLDRAAKDRSLVGETGASATLRRWYAYGAVLVSVVVVLFGARELLTVTMLAVTQSQPAESRHVVRVVARTLVALGIGLYHAHLTARLDEGEEERRSTLRAVAGFGILALGIAMALTQTSRALYYLLARALGVEAPGGARGEIGGLLASPLSTIAVFGLAWALVRRRLIADARQTEAPRQAGVRRLYTHLVTLIALAAFTAGVAGVLWTIIEAVDPTSALVGPTSTRDRLSLFLTLVVVGLPVWAGHWRPAPSPGERQALSRRLYLFAALLIGVLALLGSGAYLVERVLSTIMGVGPPALWSAVARALAVTVVAAAVVAYHFRVLRLDAATRAAEPGPGQFGTFQVEIVGASASEVAAALARLPSGARYTIRTADGADAAGAEGGAAGA
- a CDS encoding ATP-binding protein, whose product is MDPAEGYAPQVPIETVARTARELAASQHPRDALKIAARALRDATGAEGVALLRVDGPRSVPAYSAGVVIPPGPISESKLLSLGHAYPLVLSGKVRGLVLLSRPTVALSDDPDRGLESLLDLAALSLRNFRVAEERVLAGDTVERLSSQTQLDAERFRALHELAVVAAGELNPTRLASAAANLASVLLNAESAAIYWWNPALERLVAMAQCGSDPSEKYLPASLGAGIVGYAYTRREAISVDDFTTWKHREQSIRETMRSGSAVPLWAGSNVVGVLVVKSIARRHFSPTEVETLTLIGAQIGPALASAHYYRQSESRRAMAEALAQRAQESEQVAAARAEALTASEERYREIVEAAHEGIWHLDAEGRTIFVNPRMAEMLEYTVAELQGRPMIDLVHPEWRGEVSRRLGLFARGLTGRFDDRFITRSGKDLWTRSSAHSMIDGSGSYRGLLLMVTDISESRAAEIALRESEERLRQAQKMESIGLLAGGVAHDFNNLLTAIIGFSDMVTAKLPPSSPLADYMNQIVAAGERASELTRQLLAFSRQQVLQPEVTDLRVIVDDMVKLLRRVIGEHIELETINPDTLGNVLVDRGEIEQVLLNLAINARDAMPSGGKLTIETRSLDAREAARRRGALVATDAEVARPSVLLRVTDTGCGMDEATRERIFEPFFTTKESGKGTGLGLATVYGIVKQSGGDITVTSQVGMGATFEIILPVHAGQARSRPPQVAIAAVPGGGETVLVVEDEIGVRALARSVLEAKGYTVLDAESGEAALALMDSYPGVIDLVVSDLMLPGMNGRELVERMIARTPAPRFLYMSGYSSDVVIHTNAMTAQVEYLQKPFTPAALATKVRAVLNGPLRSPIPRAPRV
- a CDS encoding cupin domain-containing protein, encoding MAAAPDAGTDSMERLYEDLASRSMGALWRQHQAGTRPSEPQPPYNPAHWRWSDIEGFVQRAGELVQPGPDAQRRVVTLNNPSVTPSQSATHMLSGNVQMVLPGEIAPSHRHTNAAIRFIIRGEGAVTIVDGEPVAMRPGDLVLTPGWCYHGHVSKASGPVLWMDSLDGPLVVNALKIARYQQYPDELEPATRPEGDSYGRYGYGHFRPLWMTESKAISPQLVYPWDQTERALHHLAKLETSPFDDVAFEYTNPTNGGHVLPTIGCNIQMIRPGVHTRAHRHANCVVYHVYRGEGYSVVDGVRITWRQGDFFALPPWCWHEHANTGTDEAVLFSTTDLPVLESLSLLEEHEYAEHGGHQPVVATYEERFGGARAAS